The DNA window ACCCCGGGCATGGAACTGATCGGAGCGGGTTCGCTGAGCCCTTCGCGCACGAACACCGGCAGGATGAAGTCGGCCGGGTGCAGGCGGGTCTCGGCGACCAGGCGGCGCAGAGCTGGGGTCCGCCGCAGCCGGCGGGGGCGGTCAGAGGGGAAAGCCATGGGCCTCAGTCTAGTAGGAGGGGCGAGTCTAGGAGGAGGTGCGTGCTAGCGAGCCAGGGCCTGACGGACTCCGGAGGCACTGATCTCTGGCAGGACCCCGGCACAGGGCAGGCCGAGCTCCTCCATGGTCTTCGCCGTCGGACGCCCGATCGCCAAGAGCCGGAGATGCGCCGGGAGCCGGAGCCGAGCGGCGGCCTGGGCGGCGGTGGAGCTGGTCAGCAGCAGCACGTCACCCTCCGGCTCGGCAGAGCTCCCGACGCCGGGGGCTCCCGTGCTCAGCGGGGCGGCACCCAGCGGGTCATCCAGCGGGGCGGCATCCAGCGGGACCGTCTCATAGGCGGTCACCGTGGTGACTTCCCAGCCGAGCTCCGCCAGGCCCTCAGCCAGACGGGGCCGAGCCTGAGCCGACTGGGGCAGCAGCAGCTGACAGTCGTCCTCGGGCGGGTGCGGAATCTCGGCAAGGATCCCCTCGGCGGAGGCTTCACGGGTGGGCATCCACGGGTCGATGATCTCGGTCAGCTCCTGCAGCACACGGGCAGTGCCGGGGCCGGTCACCGCCGCCTCCGTGTCCTCCGGCAGATCCCCGGACCAGCCGGCGGTCAGCAGGGAGCGCACAGTGTTTCCGCTGGTGAGCATGACCACGGTGAAATCACCCTGCTCCAGCCGCTCGATCGCAGCAGTGAGCTCGGTCCGGTCTTCGGGCAGCCGCTGAGCGGTCAGCGGCAGGAAGCCGACGTCGAAGCCGGCCTCCCGCAGCTCAGCCTCCAGAGGGCCGGCCTGGGCGGGCCTGCGGGTCAGCAGGATGCGAGTCACCAGCACCCTCCGGACACGTCTCGCCGCACGCCCTGCCTCCCGGGCCTCACGCTCTGCCGGTCCAGCCTCAGGCTCATACGTCCACCACGTGCTCCAGCAGCCCGGTGTCCTCAGCCAACAGCTGTTCGGCCACCTGGCGGCCCAGGCCTCGGGCCAGCTCCATGGCGGCGTCGCGCGGCGCGCCGGCCTCCAGGGGAACCTCGGCCCCGGCGCGCTGGACCTGCGAGCCGTCGGGTGCGCAGACCACGGTCTCCAGACGCAGCACCGAGCCGCCGTCAGGCTCCTCGGTGAACTGCGCGAGTCCTCCGATCGGTGCCGAGCAGCCGGCGTTGAGCCGCTCCAGCAGCGCCCGTTCCGCAGTGGTCTCCAGCCGGGCGGGCAGGTCCTCGGTCAGCGCCAACGCCTGGCCCAGCGGGGTGGCCAGATCCGCGTCCGTCTCGCGGACCTCCACGGCCAGAGCGCCCTGACCTGGGGCGGGCAGCATGACCTCAGGGCTCAGCAGCTCGGAGATGTGGTCCTCCAGGCCCAGGCGCAGCAGTCCGGCACCGGCCAGCACGACGGCGTCCAGGTCGCCGCGCTGCGCCTCAGGAGCCTGCGGCGACTTCTCCGCAGCATCCTCACGGCCACGGACTCGGGCCAACCGGGTGCCGACGTTGCCGCGGATGTCTACGACGTCCAGGTCCGGCCGGGCGGCCAGCAGCTGAGCAGCGCGCCGCGGGGAGCCGGTGCCCACCTTCGCACCGTCGGGCAGCTGTTCCAGAGTGAGGTCATCGGCGGCGCAGAGAGCGTCGCGGACCTCTTCGCGCGGGGGCACCGAGGCGATGCTCAGGCCCTCCAGATCCTTGGCCGGCAGGTCCTTCAGCGAATGGACCGCCACATCGCAGCGATCGTCGAAGAGCGCCTGCCGCAGAGCGGTGGCGAAGACACCGGTGCCGCCCATCTGAGCCAGCGGACCGGTCAGGACATCACCTTCGGAGCGGATGGTGATGAGCTCATAGTCGAGCTGTGCGTGGTCGGAGAGCGCCGCAGCCGCCGTCGTCGTCTGGGTCAGCGCCAGCCGACTGCCGCGGGTCCCTACGCGGAACTGTTCCATGGACTCTCCTCCTCCTCGTTGTGTGGGCACTTCCTGGCGGAATGAGCCGTGCCAGACAGCTCATACCACCTGAAAGTGCCCACACAAGGGTTGATCAGTTCTGCTGCGATGCCGGCCCTCGCCGACGCCGTCCGGGTTCAGCTCTGCTGGGTCTCGACCGGGGTTCCCCAGCCGCCCTCGCCGGTCAGGTCGGACCAGTCGCCCGGAACGGTCTGCTCACCGGAGGCCAGGGGCTCGCCGTCGTGGGTGATGTATTCGCCCATGATGTCCACCAGCCCGGAGACGAAGGCCGGGTGGATGCCGGTGGTCGGCGCCCGATGGAATGCCAGGCCTTTCTCCTCGGCGGTCTCCTGAGCCTCAGTGTCCAGGTCCCAGATGACCTCCATGTGATCGGAGATGAAGCCGAAGGGCATGACGACGACGCCGTCCACACCGTCCTGCGCGTCCTCCTCGATCTGGTCGTTGATGTCCGGCTCCAGCCAGGGGGTGCGCGGGTCGCCCGAGCGGGACTGGAATACCATCTGGTGCTCCAGGCCCTCGGCCTCAGGCACAGTGCTCATCAGGTGATCAGCGATGGCCTGGTGCTGAGCGGTGTAGACGTCGGTGCCGAAGAGCTCGCGGATCCGCGCCGGACCCTGCTTCTCCGCCGTCGCCGTCGGGATGGAGTGGGTCACCCAGTGGACCTTGATCCTGCCGCCGGGCTTATGGCCCGCGCCGTTGGCCGACTCCAGCTGGGAGCGCACATCGTTGATGCCCGCGGCCAGGAACTCGGCGTTGGGTGCGGTGAAGGCCTTGTCGTGGAAGAACTCGCGCACCTTGACCACCTCGAGCGCGCCGTCCAGACCGGTCTCGGCCAAAGCCTTGTCGAAGTCCTCCAGGTACTGGTCGTTGCTGGAGTAGCCGATGTAGGCCGAGGTCACCAGCACCAGGACGCGGCGGTGGCCGTCCTCGTACATCTTCTGGAAGACCGCCGGGAAGTAGGGATCCCAGTTGCGGTTGCCCCAGTAGAGGGGAAGATCGATCTCCCGCTGGGACAGCTCCTTCTCCAGGGCGTCCAGCAGGTCACGATTCTGCTCATTGATGGGACTGACGCCGCCGTGGGCGCGGTAGTGGGTGGCGACCTCCTCCAGACGCTCGTCCGGGATGCCGCGACCGGCAGTGACATTGCGCAGGAAGGGGATGACATCATCCTGACCCTCCGGGCCGCCGAAGGAGGCCAGCAGGATCGCGTCATAGTTGTAGGCAGTGGTCATCAGTGCAGAACCTCGATGATCTCGTCCGTGGTCTTCAAGCGGCGCCCGGTGTAGAAGGGAGTCTCGTCACGGACGTGATAGCGGGTCTCGGACTCGCGCAGCTTACGCATCATGTCCACCAGGTCGGTCAGCTGCGGGGCCTCCAGGGCCAGCAGCCACTCCCAGTCGTTCAGCGCGAAGGCGCTGGTGGTGTTGGCCAGCACGGAGGGGAACTCCTGGCCCAGCAGCCCGTGCTCGCGCAGCAGGGCGCCGCGCTTGGCAGGATCCATCAGGTACCAGTCGTAGCTGCGGTTGAAGGGGTAGACCACCAGCCAATCCTCAGCGTCGACACCACAGGTGAAGGCGGGGACGTGGGCACGGGCGAACTCGGCAGTGCGGTGGACCCCCATGGCGGAGAACGCGAGCTCGGTCTGGCGCAGCAGGGTCGTGCGATGCACCTCGCGCAGGGCCTTCTGGAGCTTCTCGGCCCGATGCCCGGTCAGCCAGACCATGATGTCAGCGTCGGCGCGCATGCCGGAGACGTCATAGACGCCGCGCAGCTCCACGGCGTCGTCATCGGAACCGAGGCCGCCTCCGACCAGAGAGCCGATGACCTCATCGAACTCCCGGACGTGCTTGTCCTTGGGGGTGGTGGTCTCGATCCGGCCCTGTCCGGTCAGCCCGCCGCGCCAGGAGGCGCGCTTGAAGACGGCGTACAGGGTGTACCAGTCCTTGCCTGAGGAATTGACATCCTCAGCGGTCCTCACGGCGTTGCTGCCGTAGCTCATACTGCCTCCAAATGGTCCGGATGATGGCGGGAAGAGTCTACCGGGAACCGGTCTTCTACGGGCAGTAGAAGACCGGTTCATCGATTCTAGCCGAATTATGAGTCATTCATAATAAGCCGAGCGACGGCACGAGCATCAGGGATCACCCGGGCCAATCCGGTTCCTGCGAACCAGGATCCGACGGCGTAGAGCTTCGGGCCGGAGCGGTTCTGCGCGCCCCAGCTCTGCGCCAAGGCGTCACGCACCTGGGCCACGTGCTGCTGATGCCCGGCCGAGGCCTGGGGCAGGGCCTTCTGCCAGCGGACCACATCGGCATCCAGGATCTGTCCCCTCCAGACGGGCAGACCGAAGAGCGTTCCGACGTCGGCGGCGGCCGCCTGAAGCAGCTGCTCGTCCGAGGAGGCGAAGCCCAGCGCACCGGCGGCGAGGTCATCGTCCACACGCCCATAGGAGAGCCGGACCAGGTGATGCCCCTCCCCGAGCGCCTGCGTCAGTGCGCGGGAGGCCCAATCCCATTTCGCCGAGATATGGGTCATCGCCTTGGCCCCGACGCCCTCCACCGAGGGCGCCACCAGCATGCCGGTGCCGCGCGGCCGGGCGTCCAGCTCCGGGGCTTTCAGGACCATAGAGACCAGCGCGACGCCGCGTCCCAGCTCCGTGCCGCGCTGCGGCAGATCCGCATAGGGTCCGGCCAGCTGCATGAGCTGCGGGCCGTCGACAGCCAGGATCACGTGCTCAGCATCCAGGACGGAGAGATCAGTGACGGCGACGCCGGCGCGGATCTCCACGCCGAGTTCGCGCAGCCTGCGCTCCAGTGCCGCCACGAGGGTCTTCAGCCCGCCCTCCAGCGAGTTCACCGCCGAGCCGGCCGGCGCGGCGGCCTTCACCTGCGCCACGGCACGGGCCAGTGAGCCCTGCTCCAGCATGGCTTCGAAGAGCCCGGGGGCGGCATTACTCATGTCCAAGTCATCAGCGTGGGCCGAATGCACTCCGGAGACGATCGGGGTCACCAGTCGATCCAGGACCGCCTGGCCCATCCGGTCACGAACGACCGCACCCACACTGGGGCTCCCGACGCCGGCCGCGCCGCCGCCAGCCCCTGCCCCAGCAGCGACGCTCGTCCAGTCCTGCATCGGTCGGCTGAGATCCTCGGCCGCGCGCCGAGCACCCTCCTGACCCAGGATGGCCACCACCTCGGCGGCCGTCGGATCGGCCGGGATCCCCAGGATGCCGGTGGCCGGCAGCGGGGAGGCCAGATCGGGCAGCTGCAGCCAGGCGCCGTCGGGGTTGGGCTCGACCACCTGGTCGCTGAGCCCCAGCTCCTCGATCAGCTGCGGGACCGCAGTGGAGCGTGTGGCGAAGGCCTCCGCTCCGGCGTCGACCTCCACTCCGGCCAGCACATGCGGGGCGATGGCCCCGCCCAGCCGGTCCGAGGCCTCATAGAGCCGCACCGGAACGCCGGCGCGCGCCAGCTCCCAGGCCGCGGCCAGGCCGGCGATCCCGCCGCCGACCACGGCCGTGCGGGCCGCTGCGGCTGATTCAGCCCTCGTAGCCGATGTCATGGATCAGGCTCACCACGCGGGTCAGCACCTCCGGATCGGTCTCCGGGGGCACACCGTGGCCCAGGTTCAGCACATGTCCTGCCGCACCGGCGCCGGATGCCACCACCTGGCGGATGTGGTTCTCCAACACCTCCCAGGGGGCGGTCAGCAGGGCCGGGTCGATATTGCCCTGCAGCGGAGTCTCAGCACCCACGCGGCGTCCGGCCTCGGTCAGGTTCAGCCGGTAGTCGACACCGACGACGGGATGAGCCGCACCTCGGTCGGAGCCTTCCTCACCGGGCGCAGGCCTCGCGCCGGACCCCTGCGGGGCCCCCTCGGTGATCGCGTCGCGCATCAGATCAATGATGTCTCCGGTCCCGGTGCCGAAGTGGATCAGGGGAACCTCCACACCCTGCTCAGCGCCCAGACCAGTGACATGAGAGAAGGCGGCCGCAGAGTGCGGCTGGACATGGGCGGCATAGTCCTCGCGGCCCAGCGACCCGGCCCAGGAGTCGAAGAGCTGGGCCGCCGAGGCCCCGGCCATGACCTGGGCGCGCATGAAGCGTCCGGAGACGTCGGCGGCCCACGCCGCCAGAGCGTTCCAGGTCTCCGGGTCCCCATGCATCATCGCCCGCGGGCCGAGGTGATCACGGCTGGGGCGGCCCTCCACCATGTAGGCGGCCAGGGTGAACGGAGCCCCGGCAAAACCGATCAGCGGAGTCACCGCGGAGCGTCCCTGCTCCTGAGCCAGCGCCTCCAGCCCGGCCGTCGTCTTCTGCACCGCCTCAGCGATGGGAGCGAAGGCGGCCTCGTCCAGCTCCGGCAGCGCCTCCACATCGGCACGGGTGCGCACCGGGGAGCCGAGCACAGGGCCCACACCGGGCTTGATCTCCACGTCGATGCCGGCCAGGCGCAGCGGGATGACGATGTCGGAGAAGAAGATGGCGGCGTCGACGTCGTGCCGGCGGACCGGCTGCAGCGTGATCTCCGCGGCCATCTCCGGGTCCAGGCAGGCGTCCAGCATGGTGGTGCCTTCGCGCAGGGCGCGGTATTCCGGGAGCGAACGGCCGGCCTGGCGCATGAACCAGACGGGTCGGCGGGAGGGCACCTGCTGCTCCCCGGCGGCGGTGCGGGTTCCGCGGTACTGATTCAGCAGAGGGGCATCGGCGGTGATTCCGCGCACCAACGGGTGATCGTCGGGAAGTCGAGTCATATCTCCAGCCTACCTGCGAGACCTGGCGACCCGCGGGTCCCTGAGGCACTGGCCCCCTGAGGCTCTGGCCCCTGAGGCGCTGGTCCCGGGCGCCCGATCACCGCTGCCCGATCGCCGGGGGCGATCACCGGGGACGTAACGCCCTGCGCGCATTACCACGCAGAGCCCCTCCGGACGTAGAATGGACGCCGTCGTGACTCTATTCTCTCTCGTCGCCACCCATTCGGATCTCGATCTCGAGACCGTGGGAACCCTCAGCTCAGGAGCGGCCGTTGTGGCCGGTTCTGTCGATGTGCCTGCCGTGACGCTGGCGACCTGCAACCGGCTCGAGATCTATGCCGAGGCCCCCTCGGACCGCCCGGATGACGTCGACTCCGCCCGCGAGCAGCTCATCGACGCTGTGGCCGAGTCCTCCGGACTCACCCGCGAGACCATCGCCTCCTCCTTCCGCACCCTGGTGGAGGACGACGCCGTCAGCCACCTCTTCGAAGTCGGGGCCGGACTGGACTCCGCAGTCATCGGCGAGCGCGAGATCGCCGGCCAGGTGCGCAAATCCCTGGCAGAGGCGCAGAGCGCAGGAACGGTCTCCGGCAACCTGACCAAGCTCTTCGAGACCGCCACCCGCACGGCCAAGGACGTGGGCACCCGCACAGCGCTGGGATCCCGCGGCCGGTCCATCGTCTCGGTGGCCCTGGACATCGCCGGGGATATGCGCGGCGACGCCGCTGAGTTCTACCAGGGCGCCTCAGTGGTGCTCATCGGCACCGGCGCCTATGCCGGCACGTCACTGGCCCAGCTGGTGGAGCGCGGGGTCGGCGAGGTCGCTGTCTTCTCCGGCTCCGGCCGCGCCGAAGAGTTCGTGGCCCAGCGCGCTGAGGCCCTCCAGGCCCAGGACCGCATCCGCCCCCTGGCCATGGAGGATCTGGGCCAGGCCTTCCGCAGCGCCGATGTGGTCATCGGCTGTTCCGGCGGCAACCGTCAGATCACCGCCGGAGAGATCCGCACTCTGGCCGGGCTGGGCCAGCCCGCCGAGCAGGGTGGACGCACCGCTCCCCTGACTGTGGTGGACCTGGCGCTCTCCCATGACTTCACCCCGGAGGTCGCTGACCTCGACGGCGTCGAGCTGATCACGCTGGAGTCGGTGAAGATGGCCGCCCCAGCCGAGACCGAAGGGTCTGTGGACGAGGCACGCGCCGTCGTCGCCGATTCGGTCCAGCAGTACCTGACGCAGCGCCGTGAGCGCAGCGCCGATGACGCCATCGTGGCCCTGCGCCAGCACACTCAGCAGGTCCTGGATGAGGAGATGGCCAAGGTCCGCAAGCACCACGGCTGCACCGGCGCCTCCGAGGAGGTCGAGTTCGCCGTCCGGAAGATCGTCCGGAAGCTGCTTCATACCCCCACTGTCCGCGCCCGGGAGCTGGCCGCCGAAGGTCGCACTGAGGACTACGTGAAGGCTTTGGAGGACGTCTTCGGCCTGGAGATCGCTCCGCGGGACCAGGCCGCTGCCGAGGACTCCGAGCGCCGGGCCCCGGCCAAGCGTCGCCGCGCCGAGGACTTCTCCCCCGCCGAGCTGGCCCAGATGGCTGCCTACCTGCGGCAGGTCCCCAGCGGTGGATTCTGCCGGCACCACCGCCCCGGAGACTTCCACGTGGAGCGGCTGGACGCCGTGCGCCACATCCAGCCCGCCGAGGTGCCTCAGGCCAACGGCCAGCCGGTGACCCGCTTGGACCGCGGCGCGGCGTAGGTCCGCACCTTCGAGGTCTCCAGCCCCAGGCTGACCAGAGACTCAGCCAGCTTCACCGCGGCGGCGACGCCGTCCACCACCGGAGTGCCGGCGGCCTCGCGCACGGCCTCCTCCAGTCCGGTCATCCCGCCGCATCCGAGGATGATCACCTCTGCGCCGTCCTGCTCCACGGCCTGCTTCGCCTGTTCGGCGATGGCGCGCACGGCCGCAGCGGAGTCCTCCTCCAGCTGCAGGACCGAGAGCCCTGAGGCCCGCACGGAGGCGCAACGGCGGTCCAACCCCGCCAGCAGCAGCCGGTCCTCGATCAGTGGGACGGTGCGGTCCAACGTGGTGACCACGGAGTAGCTCCGCCCCAGCAGGGAGGCCATATGCGCCGAGGCCTCAGTGATGTCCACCACTGGTGCCGTGCGAGCTCCTGGAGACCCTCCCGGCCGTGCTCGCCGAAGCCGGCCTGGATGACGGCGTCGAAGTCCTGCCCATAGCTGGCCACCGCATCCATCACTCCGACGGCGGCCAGGTAGCTCTCCATGTTGCCCTCCACCGACTCCGCCCCGAAGCGCGGGGTCAGCGGCACGATCTCCGTTCCCTCGGCGGCGGCTCCACGGGCCTGCTGGGCGATCGCCTGGGTCATCGAGTCTGTGGTGTTGACGTTGACCACCAGTATGCGCATCAGGAACCTGCTCTCTCTTCGACGTGTGGGCGGGGCGCAGTGTCCTGCGCCGGCGGCTCGACCTCCTGCGACCCAGCCTCCTCCGAGACCGTCTCCTGCGGGCCCGTCTCCTGCGGACGGAACCGCGCGGCTCCGGACCACTTTCTCATCAGCAGCCAGTAGACCGCCGCGGCCGGCATCAGACTGATGTACCAGCCCACATCGGAGAAGGGTGCGGCACAGAGCACTCCGACTGCGACTGCGATCACCGCGGCCCAGTTGACTCCACGCAGGGGCCCGGAAGGATCGTACAGCTCATCCAGGTGAAGCCGGCGCCGCCGGATCACGTAGTAGTCCACCACCATCACCGCGAAGATCGGCCCGAGGAAGGCTGAATAGGTCTGGACGAACACCTGGAGGCCGTCGGCGGACTCATCACGGACCAGCAGCCACGGGAAGGTCGCCGGTGCCAGCAGGCCGACCAGCACCGCGGAGGTTCGGTACTTCATGCCGAACATTTCCATCAGCACATAGGTGGGTGGGACCACGTTGTTGAGCACGTTGGTGGTCACCTGGGCGAAGGCGATGAACAGCAGCGTGATAACCAGCAGCGGCGGGTTGTCCACGGCATCGGCGAAGACGTCGATGGGATCGACCGCGCCGGTAGCCTGAGAGACCATCAGGCCGATCAGTCCCATGAACAGGGTCACCGGCAGGATGGCCAGCGAGTAGGGGCTCACCATCACGCCCGGCCCGGAGCCGCGGGTGTGCTCGCGGGAGTAGTCCGAGACGTTGAGCATCATGGTTGCGTAGATGCCCAGGAACAGCATGGTCGCCGACCAGAAGGGAAAGCCCCAGGTCCCCTCAGTGCTCAGCGCCTCACCGAGCTCTGCGCCGTAGCGGTCGACCACGCTGAAGAACATGTAGACCAGCGCGCAGAGGATGAACACCGCTCCGATGTTCTCCAGCCATTTGATGCCCTGGAAGCCGGTGACCGAGAGGATGATCTGCAGCAGCTGGAAGAGGATGAAGAACAGCACGATGCTGCTGAAGCCGAAGAGCGTCTCGCTGACCATGTTCAGCGCGGCGGCCCCGATCCAGCTCTGGAAGCCGTACCAGAGCAGCGCCGGCAGGGCCCGGACCAGACCGGGCACTTTGGTCCCGGCGAATCCGAAGGCACTGCGCGCCTGGACGATGAAGGGGATGCCGTAGCGGTGACCGGCGGCACCGTTGATGGCCAGGCCCAGAGCGATCACCAG is part of the Nesterenkonia lacusekhoensis genome and encodes:
- the hemE gene encoding uroporphyrinogen decarboxylase, with product MTRLPDDHPLVRGITADAPLLNQYRGTRTAAGEQQVPSRRPVWFMRQAGRSLPEYRALREGTTMLDACLDPEMAAEITLQPVRRHDVDAAIFFSDIVIPLRLAGIDVEIKPGVGPVLGSPVRTRADVEALPELDEAAFAPIAEAVQKTTAGLEALAQEQGRSAVTPLIGFAGAPFTLAAYMVEGRPSRDHLGPRAMMHGDPETWNALAAWAADVSGRFMRAQVMAGASAAQLFDSWAGSLGREDYAAHVQPHSAAAFSHVTGLGAEQGVEVPLIHFGTGTGDIIDLMRDAITEGAPQGSGARPAPGEEGSDRGAAHPVVGVDYRLNLTEAGRRVGAETPLQGNIDPALLTAPWEVLENHIRQVVASGAGAAGHVLNLGHGVPPETDPEVLTRVVSLIHDIGYEG
- a CDS encoding ferrochelatase, which codes for MTTAYNYDAILLASFGGPEGQDDVIPFLRNVTAGRGIPDERLEEVATHYRAHGGVSPINEQNRDLLDALEKELSQREIDLPLYWGNRNWDPYFPAVFQKMYEDGHRRVLVLVTSAYIGYSSNDQYLEDFDKALAETGLDGALEVVKVREFFHDKAFTAPNAEFLAAGINDVRSQLESANGAGHKPGGRIKVHWVTHSIPTATAEKQGPARIRELFGTDVYTAQHQAIADHLMSTVPEAEGLEHQMVFQSRSGDPRTPWLEPDINDQIEEDAQDGVDGVVVMPFGFISDHMEVIWDLDTEAQETAEEKGLAFHRAPTTGIHPAFVSGLVDIMGEYITHDGEPLASGEQTVPGDWSDLTGEGGWGTPVETQQS
- a CDS encoding uroporphyrinogen-III synthase: MTRILLTRRPAQAGPLEAELREAGFDVGFLPLTAQRLPEDRTELTAAIERLEQGDFTVVMLTSGNTVRSLLTAGWSGDLPEDTEAAVTGPGTARVLQELTEIIDPWMPTREASAEGILAEIPHPPEDDCQLLLPQSAQARPRLAEGLAELGWEVTTVTAYETVPLDAAPLDDPLGAAPLSTGAPGVGSSAEPEGDVLLLTSSTAAQAAARLRLPAHLRLLAIGRPTAKTMEELGLPCAGVLPEISASGVRQALAR
- the hemQ gene encoding hydrogen peroxide-dependent heme synthase, whose protein sequence is MSYGSNAVRTAEDVNSSGKDWYTLYAVFKRASWRGGLTGQGRIETTTPKDKHVREFDEVIGSLVGGGLGSDDDAVELRGVYDVSGMRADADIMVWLTGHRAEKLQKALREVHRTTLLRQTELAFSAMGVHRTAEFARAHVPAFTCGVDAEDWLVVYPFNRSYDWYLMDPAKRGALLREHGLLGQEFPSVLANTTSAFALNDWEWLLALEAPQLTDLVDMMRKLRESETRYHVRDETPFYTGRRLKTTDEIIEVLH
- a CDS encoding glutamyl-tRNA reductase; the encoded protein is MTLFSLVATHSDLDLETVGTLSSGAAVVAGSVDVPAVTLATCNRLEIYAEAPSDRPDDVDSAREQLIDAVAESSGLTRETIASSFRTLVEDDAVSHLFEVGAGLDSAVIGEREIAGQVRKSLAEAQSAGTVSGNLTKLFETATRTAKDVGTRTALGSRGRSIVSVALDIAGDMRGDAAEFYQGASVVLIGTGAYAGTSLAQLVERGVGEVAVFSGSGRAEEFVAQRAEALQAQDRIRPLAMEDLGQAFRSADVVIGCSGGNRQITAGEIRTLAGLGQPAEQGGRTAPLTVVDLALSHDFTPEVADLDGVELITLESVKMAAPAETEGSVDEARAVVADSVQQYLTQRRERSADDAIVALRQHTQQVLDEEMAKVRKHHGCTGASEEVEFAVRKIVRKLLHTPTVRARELAAEGRTEDYVKALEDVFGLEIAPRDQAAAEDSERRAPAKRRRAEDFSPAELAQMAAYLRQVPSGGFCRHHRPGDFHVERLDAVRHIQPAEVPQANGQPVTRLDRGAA
- a CDS encoding NCS1 family transporter, yielding MTAVTTVSSKALGEESLAPQTMRIMGKPSYLLTWMGGCVSIGTFTMGSSLVGTLTLVQAGVAMAVGRLVIALGLAINGAAGHRYGIPFIVQARSAFGFAGTKVPGLVRALPALLWYGFQSWIGAAALNMVSETLFGFSSIVLFFILFQLLQIILSVTGFQGIKWLENIGAVFILCALVYMFFSVVDRYGAELGEALSTEGTWGFPFWSATMLFLGIYATMMLNVSDYSREHTRGSGPGVMVSPYSLAILPVTLFMGLIGLMVSQATGAVDPIDVFADAVDNPPLLVITLLFIAFAQVTTNVLNNVVPPTYVLMEMFGMKYRTSAVLVGLLAPATFPWLLVRDESADGLQVFVQTYSAFLGPIFAVMVVDYYVIRRRRLHLDELYDPSGPLRGVNWAAVIAVAVGVLCAAPFSDVGWYISLMPAAAVYWLLMRKWSGAARFRPQETGPQETVSEEAGSQEVEPPAQDTAPRPHVEERAGS
- the hemC gene encoding hydroxymethylbilane synthase gives rise to the protein MEQFRVGTRGSRLALTQTTTAAAALSDHAQLDYELITIRSEGDVLTGPLAQMGGTGVFATALRQALFDDRCDVAVHSLKDLPAKDLEGLSIASVPPREEVRDALCAADDLTLEQLPDGAKVGTGSPRRAAQLLAARPDLDVVDIRGNVGTRLARVRGREDAAEKSPQAPEAQRGDLDAVVLAGAGLLRLGLEDHISELLSPEVMLPAPGQGALAVEVRETDADLATPLGQALALTEDLPARLETTAERALLERLNAGCSAPIGGLAQFTEEPDGGSVLRLETVVCAPDGSQVQRAGAEVPLEAGAPRDAAMELARGLGRQVAEQLLAEDTGLLEHVVDV
- the hemG gene encoding protoporphyrinogen oxidase is translated as MTSATRAESAAAARTAVVGGGIAGLAAAWELARAGVPVRLYEASDRLGGAIAPHVLAGVEVDAGAEAFATRSTAVPQLIEELGLSDQVVEPNPDGAWLQLPDLASPLPATGILGIPADPTAAEVVAILGQEGARRAAEDLSRPMQDWTSVAAGAGAGGGAAGVGSPSVGAVVRDRMGQAVLDRLVTPIVSGVHSAHADDLDMSNAAPGLFEAMLEQGSLARAVAQVKAAAPAGSAVNSLEGGLKTLVAALERRLRELGVEIRAGVAVTDLSVLDAEHVILAVDGPQLMQLAGPYADLPQRGTELGRGVALVSMVLKAPELDARPRGTGMLVAPSVEGVGAKAMTHISAKWDWASRALTQALGEGHHLVRLSYGRVDDDLAAGALGFASSDEQLLQAAAADVGTLFGLPVWRGQILDADVVRWQKALPQASAGHQQHVAQVRDALAQSWGAQNRSGPKLYAVGSWFAGTGLARVIPDARAVARLIMNDS